Genomic DNA from Accipiter gentilis chromosome 9, bAccGen1.1, whole genome shotgun sequence:
gatccacccaacccagccaactcctcccagtttatatgctaggcatgatgttacatggtatggaatattcctttggccagtttgggtcagctgctctggctgtgtcccctccggccttcttgctggctgggcatgagaagctggaaaatccttgaccttagactaaacactacttatcaacaagtgaaaacaccagtgtgttatcaacattcttctcatactgaacccaaaacatagcactataccagctgctagaaagaaaatctatcccagccaaaaccaggacactgatgcATCAGCAAAGAGGGTAAACAGTAGGTGGTGGTATAAAGCCACCACATTAGAAATAAGTAACAGAGGAAGGTGAAGGTAGCGCACAAGTAGGAGAATTAAGGGCAGTTGTTCTAGCAgcacaaaaggcagcaaaagttATCTATGTCAACTACTGTGCCAGGTGCCACGCAAGGGGTTTGTCAATGGGAAGCCCCAAACTGGGAATTTAGTAGATCCCCAGTTTGGATAACTGAAGATTGGCAATTACTCTTAGATACAGGGAGACAAGTGCCATTTCAACTAGGGTGGGTAAAAGCCCATGTAAACAATGATCAACCAGCCACAAAACGGAACCAAAAAGTGGATGAGTTAGCCAGAATTAGGGGAATAAAAACAGGAGGTACGCCAGATCCTGAATGGTACTGACTGGGAGAATGGCTGCATCAGAATTAGGCCACACAGGCCAAGAATCACTTTATTTTGCAGCCCAAAGCCGAAGTTGGCCTCTAAATAGGAAAACATGTGAAACCATCtatgctggttttgactggggtagaattaattgtcttcacagtagctagtacgagactatgttttggatttgggctgaaaacagtcttgataatgccaagatgttttcgttattgctgagcagtgcttacacagagccaaggccttttctgcttctggtaccaccccaccagcgagtaggctgggggtgcacaaaaagTTAGGATgagacacagccgggacagctgaccccaactgaccaaagggatattccataccatatgatgtcatgttcagcatataaatcttggggggggggggagaaggacaaggagatgtttggagtgatggcgtttgtcttcccaagtcaccattacatgtgatggagccctgctttccgggagatggctgaacacctgcctgcccatgggaagtggtgaatgaactccttgtcttgctttgcttgcgtgcacaacttctgctttacctattacactgtcttcatctcagcccgtgatttttctcacttttgcccttccaattctctcccccatcccaccagggaggagtgagcaagcggctgcgtggtgcttagttgctggctggggttaaaccacaacaccatccTTACAGAATTCTCCCAATGTAAATTGAAATTGCAAACGGATCACCCTTCTAAAACACCACCCCTGCACATTAATAAAGGAAAAACCCTATGCTCAACATGCCAAATTGATTACATTGGACCCTTTAAACCCTCCTCGGGATATGGGTACATTCTCACAGGAGTAGAGGTCATCTCAGGCCTAATTATGGCAACTAAATGTCAGAAGGTTAATGGTCAGAGCACCATTAGAGGATTATCCTCTTGGTTTTCAGGCCTACCAACCCCTGATGTCATCCAAAGTGACAATGGCTCATATTTTTCCAGCAAGGAAGTGCAGGAATGGgcaaagcaggaagaaatttAATGGGTATTCCTTACCCTCTACTACCCTCAATCAAGCGGGATAGTAGAAAGAGCAAGTAAATGGACTATTAAAAAGAAGCCTTAAACCACATGAGCCCCACTGGTGCAGTCATATGTTCGAGCTACGGCCTAGTCgtggtgatactgctcagtttAGGGCTAAACATGATGAGTCGACCTTTAAGGAGGACCAGTACTCGATAGCTTCACTatgcaagcctgattactttgtataaacaatGCGTGCTTTGCTGCCGACTATGCCCTTGAAgagggaactaaagactgataaaaggaaacatcctgctccagaaggcaccAAAGGCTggatgattgccaaagaagcatgaactaagggaaagggaaaggcggcagggggagatcatgaccaccgactcaattcagTGCTGGGAGAACTTGCACCCCGCGACTGCAAGGAGCATGTgtgctaatttacatagcaagcgAGGTTAATTTAAATATAACCGGCCAATAGTAGATGGGACAgtgactactaaccaatgaacgtaaatttaggcaggtttttactaatcgtgtaacagaataaatacattttctttggtgtgctgtgctagctttgtggagttacgCCCTGGCACCTATCTCTGCGCAGACATGAAACAAAGAAATATCTCggctctgtgtgtaagattggctTATTGCACACCGGGTACTGAACCCCACTTGTGGGACAACACTGGGATACCTGGTTGCCTAAAGTGATCCACCAATTAAATAATCAATACAGTCTAACAGGGAGCCCAGTGACTCGTGCATTCTTTCCATCAACTTCTCACGGAGGACCCCGTCAGATGAAAAGATACACCCCGCTGGCCTTCAAGCACAGCAACCTGTTATGGTAGATTTACCACAAATTGGCACTATTCCACTGacaccaacaaaaccccaccgCCCTCTGGCCTAGGAAGCAGAAGACAACAGCGGGGCTAAACATGGTATTAGCACCAGGCGGATACATCCTAGCCACTAACTAGAAGGGGTAACCAGTCCAGAAAAACCCCACCGAGACTTgtgttgttttctctttccaggaACGATACCGGGAATGATACCACACAGCACGCCTCCCCTGGAGATTGGGTCAACCATCGGAGGATTGCTTATCCTTCTCGCAGGAGCAAGCATCGCCAGCATGGACCAAATTCAGCTTATATGTCAACAAGCTTGACACATGGGGTGGAGACCCTCACGTCCTGTATTTGTGCTGATCAATATGCTAACTGTAATATACTCTCCACCATACATGTTTCCATTTGATCCGAATGCAGGAatattgggaaaagccagcacaaaATCTTACAATGACAATCCCTGGTAATCACATAAtggtaaaagcaaataaaagtcaCCTTATTTCTGCTACACCAGGTGACAGATCTCTGTTGAATGTAATATAACAAATTATTTAAAGGGAAATACCTATGTGGTCATCAAAAGGACAAATCAAGCTTGATcaaaaagcagaacaaaccaCTTCTCACGACCCTATTGTATGGTTAGCTTCTTTTTTAGTGACACTAGTGTGGAAGCAGTATCCCTGCGGGCAGATACagggaaaaataatggaaatggaCTATCCTTAGAGATCATGCTAACACCTATTCCCAGACCTCACACTACTCCAACAGCTACCCCTACTGACTATCACTCTACTCCCACAACCAACCAAACTACATACCCACTGACTTCTAAAGGTGGACCCTACGCCATCAAATATACAGGCCAGCGACAAGTGCTATTTAATTCACCAGGGGCCCTCAAACAAGTGGAACTATCAGTGCAGGTTAATATCTCTGCAATTAAACATACCTGCTCACCATTCCTCAATACATCTTATACAGGCTGGTTAGCATGGTTGCACGGGGGAACCCTCACCTCCTAAAAATCATCAAGGAGAGATGTGACTGGTATCCCTCAGACAGGACAAGGAGTATTAAGCACCACAGATGCTGAATTTTTAGCACCCAAAGTAAGCTTGGCAACAAATTATTTGCATAAACCAGAACACCCATTACGATCTTTGACGGCACTGGGAACTAGTCATTGGCTTTTAGCTGATACGTTGTCTAAGTGGGAAAGAATTAATGAGAAAGACCACCAACTAATGGTAGATGCATTTGGTGTTGCCCAGAATAATGTCCCTCCAGCTCTTAGCTGCACCCAAGCTCAGTTACGGGTGCAAACTACCATAGCAGCAATTACAAGGGAAGGCGATGAGGACACCTTGCCCACCGAGATTCAAAAGGTAATTTGGGATAATGCAACCCAATGTGAAAAGGATTTCCAATCTTGCTGGTATTTGGTTAATTTCATTTATGATCCCACCAACAGTAAAgccacagcttttgttttaacaATACACGATGCTTCAGTATAGACCATATACACAATCATTGCGCTGGGATGAAATCACCATGGAAATGTACTCTATCCATTAGAACACAGAGTATGGGCCCAACAAAGCGGGAACAAATATGTTGATGCATGTGTTGTATGGGAACAACAGGGATTTATCTCTGAAAGTAATATCATTAAGACCCAAGACATTTGTCTTGACACTGaacaaaatatttgtcattttgaaatacatcctgATGAAACCCCTGAAACCATACTCATGTATGTTGGAAATGGATGTGCTTGTATGAAAACCCTTTGTAGGCATACGCAGTCACTCAAATACTTGTATTTGTAGTTTTACTGAAATTATGGGATATAACTTTAACTACCCAGCTCCTGTCACAGCCCACCAATTGCTGCCATCTAACTACACATTGTATCACGATTTATTGCCTACCCTCATTGGAATGAATCTCACATTGGTAAGAAAGCTATTGCAGCATGATGACCCGTGTCAATTGCTAAAACGAATTTGGAACAACGGACAGAGAACCCTGACTACCATCCATCATAATGCAGAGAGGATACACTGCATCCTAGAAAGAGTGAGGAAAGACAGAGAACATCACTGGTGGGAAACCCTCCTTGGATGGTCACCAACAGCAACTGGACCTTTGAATTTCATTCTACATCCAGTTGTAGTTTTGTTAGAATTGCAGAATCATAgcatcattgaggttggaaaagaccctaaGATTGTCACATTCAACCATTACCGTAACACTGCAAAGTCCACAAATAAGCCATGTCCCCACATGCTACCTCTACatgtcttctaaatacctccagggacggtgactaaagcccatccctgggcagcctgctccaatgcttgacaacacttTGGGGCCAGGCTCTTGGGGTGCTGGGACCCAGAGATTGGGCTGCGGCACGTTCCCTGCTCTGGGAGCAGAACAGGCACCATGGGCGACTCGCTCAGATGTGGCGGTCCCTGTTGCTGCTCTCAAAACTTCAGGCAGAAATCCCTCCAGAGGCCAGGACAAACTGCACCTCACTTGGGGTGTCCCCGCAATGGCCGGCAGATTTCCCTGATATCTGAGAAGGAGGCCATGATATCGCCTGTTACCATTCGCTTTGGAGCGTTTGTACATGCGACCCCGCCCGTGCAAGCATGCTTAATGCATGTTCATTAGCCGAGTTTGCACAATTTTGCTGCCACTTTGCCGCTTTCAGCCAGTTTGGCCTGGTTTCTTCTAGCAGCAAACCCACTTCTACGGAAGAGGTCAGTTGGTCGAGTTCTCTTGCCCATGTCTCGGGAGACATCTTTGTCTTTTGGTATGTTGTTACGTAAGATGCCGCACCCCTCCTTGTGAGCAGGGGGCCGGGCCATGCCATAGGCGGCCATACTGCCCCACCCCTCATTGTGAGCTCGGGGCCGGGCCATGCCATAGAAGGCCATACTGCCCCACCCCTCATTGTGAGCAGGGGACCGGGACGGGTATATAAGGCCACGCCGGCCACCCGGGCCGTGGCAGTTGCCGTCTTTGCTTCCGCACagggaagggaggcagcagctgcaACGGGCTCGGGGGGCTGCCGCCCCTCGCAGACCCAGGGAACGCAACCTTTGGCAGGTCGGTGACCTTTGGCAGCAGCGCTTGGTGGCCGACGCCATGGCGCGGGGCGTTGCGGGCCGGGGGCCGGTGGCGCacagccaccccctgccccgccggggcccggcgcAAGCCCCCGGCAGCCTCGCGCAGAAGGAGGAGCAGAGGCGGGAGCGGGAAGCGCGACAGGCTGAGCTGGAGGAAGAGCGGCTCCGCACCCAAGAGCTGCGCCGCTGCTTCGCTGCCGAAACCCGGGAGCTGAAGGCGGCCCTGGAGAGGGAGCGGCAGCTCCTGGCGGAGCGGCTCCAATCTGAGTGGGAGCAGCGACAGGCTCAGGAGGTGCGGCGGCTGCAGGAGCTGAACCAGCGGCAGCGGGTGGCAGAGACCCGCCAGCTGCTGCGCTGGAAGGAGGCTGAGCTCCGCGAGGGACAGGAGCTGCTGCGGCAGGCATGTACGGCCGCCGTTGACCAGACGCGGGACCTGCAGCGGCAGCTGGCCGAGGAGATGGTGAGGCCCAGCGAGAGCGGCAGGGAGGCCCGAAGCAAGCTCCAGGACGTCCTCAGCAAGCTCCAGTGGGAGACGGATGGCTACCAGCCCGCCCGCATCCGCCACCTCCAgaaccagctgcagctggagaggagaCTCTTCCTCAAACACATCCTGCAGCGGTTCGAGGGCgagctgcctgcctccccctgcaCGGCCCAGCCCGAAGGCCCTCCTGGGCACCAGGGCCATCAGGAGACGCagagctcctgctcctctggcagCGAAGGGCCCCAGGCCCCGGCGGCACCCCGGGAAAGACCGCCGGAAAGCCACAGCGCTGGGCAGCAAACAACATGCAAGGCTGTGGCAGATGCTCAGCTCCAGGTGCCAGAGGGGCAAGACCTGGTGCTCCTGAAGCAGAACAGCCGCCTGCGGCGCCTTCTAGAAGACCTGGAGAGGCAACAGAGTGCCCTTGAGATGGAGAACCGCCTCCTGAAAAAGGAAGGCTCTCCAGAAGCGCGCAAGGaggcagagaggctgcagcagatAAGTGCTCGCCTAGCTGCCCTCGCCTCGCGGCTGGCAGAAAGATCCAGGCAACTGCAGGCCACCACTGATTGCCTGATCAATACTCAAGTGCCACTGCCCCTCCAAAGCCCCACTGAGGAACTGTGCACGGCATCGCTTCCTCAGCAGAGGGGTGGAGAAATGGCAGAGCCTGCTGGAGCTCTGCTGGCACAAGACAAGCAGCATGACTTCTCCGAGAAGGCAGCTGAGGAGCTTCAGGCCCAAGTGGCTGCAGGTGAAGAGGCCTCTGGTCATGGGAGCGCCCACAGCCGAACTGGCGAGGAGTTAGAGGTGCAGCTCTCGGAGGTGACAAGTGAAAACACCCGCCTGGCTGAAGAAAATGCTCGCCTCCGTGGGCAGATGGGTTTGACAGAACACGTTCGAGCTGAAAATGCCGACCTGAAAGGGCAACTGGCGCGAGTGGCAGCGGAGCGAGATGCTGCCATCCAAATGAAGGTCTGTCTTCAAACCCAGCTGGAAGAGGCAGAGCGCAAACTGGAAGCCGTgagagaaatggcagaaaggaGTCAACAGCTGGAGAAGGAACTCGAGGAGACAAAGTTAGCGCTCCAGAGGAAAGAAGAGCAAGGCAAGTGTTTGCCGAGGGCTCAGGCAGAAGCACACGGGGAACACCAAGAAACCCTGCAACTCTTTCGAGCCCAGCTGCTTTGGTATCAGAAGCTAAACGAGCAACACCAGCAGCTACTTCAGGAACTTGGGtggctggaaagagaaagatcCAAGCGTATCATTTCCAGGCCGCGCCAGGCTAACGGGGCTGCAGACAAGGAGTCCATCCTCCTGGCGGCTAGGAGAAAACAACCGGCGGAGCTGCGAGCATTCATAGCTCGATACAGCTACGATCCCTTCAGTGGTCCCAACGAGCGGCCTGAACTAGAGCTTCCTCTAGTTGCTGGGCAATACGTGTACGTCTTTGGGGACGTGGATGAAGACGGTTGGTACGTGGGAGAGCTGAGCGACGGCACAAGAGGCTTCGTCCCCTCTAATCTTGTTGAAGAAGTTTCAGATGACGGACAACCTGACGACACCGGAGTCTGTCCGGAGACAAGTGACTGGTAG
This window encodes:
- the LOC126042859 gene encoding RIMS-binding protein 3A-like translates to MARGVAGRGPVAHSHPLPRRGPAQAPGSLAQKEEQRREREARQAELEEERLRTQELRRCFAAETRELKAALERERQLLAERLQSEWEQRQAQEVRRLQELNQRQRVAETRQLLRWKEAELREGQELLRQACTAAVDQTRDLQRQLAEEMVRPSESGREARSKLQDVLSKLQWETDGYQPARIRHLQNQLQLERRLFLKHILQRFEGELPASPCTAQPEGPPGHQGHQETQSSCSSGSEGPQAPAAPRERPPESHSAGQQTTCKAVADAQLQVPEGQDLVLLKQNSRLRRLLEDLERQQSALEMENRLLKKEGSPEARKEAERLQQISARLAALASRLAERSRQLQATTDCLINTQVPLPLQSPTEELCTASLPQQRGGEMAEPAGALLAQDKQHDFSEKAAEELQAQVAAGEEASGHGSAHSRTGEELEVQLSEVTSENTRLAEENARLRGQMGLTEHVRAENADLKGQLARVAAERDAAIQMKVCLQTQLEEAERKLEAVREMAERSQQLEKELEETKLALQRKEEQGKCLPRAQAEAHGEHQETLQLFRAQLLWYQKLNEQHQQLLQELGWLERERSKRIISRPRQANGAADKESILLAARRKQPAELRAFIARYSYDPFSGPNERPELELPLVAGQYVYVFGDVDEDGWYVGELSDGTRGFVPSNLVEEVSDDGQPDDTGVCPETSDW